A window of the Bacillus andreraoultii genome harbors these coding sequences:
- a CDS encoding GerMN domain-containing protein, whose amino-acid sequence MKFIRNIFILAAMVFMLSACSLIGGKESIDPPQDVSYEEDLDVTKDDGAETEKEGKVKTELYLIDKDGYVVPQTFELPNTESVAKQALDHLVKDGPITDQLPNDFRAVLPAGTETSVDIKDGVATVNFSNEFTEYAPEDELKILQSVTWTLTQFDSIEKVNLKLNGKQLKEMPVNGTPINGELTRKNGINIETNVADITNTYPVTVYYLAQSNEKSYYVPVTKRVSNKVDNPVMAVVNELIKGPNTSSTLYTLFMPDVQLVDEPKLDNGIVKLNFNENIYGSYDQKLVSKQVLEPLVLSLTEQEGVEGVSIQVNGDTNVVNQDGQTLSEPVTRPASVNTSSY is encoded by the coding sequence ATGAAGTTTATTAGAAACATTTTTATATTAGCAGCCATGGTTTTCATGCTATCTGCTTGTTCTCTTATTGGAGGAAAAGAGAGTATTGACCCACCTCAAGATGTATCATATGAAGAAGATTTAGATGTGACAAAGGATGATGGTGCAGAGACTGAAAAGGAAGGGAAAGTTAAAACAGAGCTGTATCTAATTGACAAAGATGGCTATGTCGTCCCACAGACATTTGAGCTTCCAAATACAGAAAGTGTAGCAAAACAAGCTTTAGATCATTTAGTTAAAGATGGTCCAATTACAGACCAATTACCAAATGATTTCCGTGCTGTGTTACCAGCTGGAACAGAAACATCTGTCGACATAAAAGATGGAGTAGCAACTGTTAATTTTTCAAATGAATTTACAGAATATGCGCCAGAGGATGAATTAAAAATTTTACAATCTGTTACGTGGACGTTAACACAATTTGATTCAATTGAAAAAGTTAACTTAAAATTAAATGGTAAACAGTTGAAAGAAATGCCGGTAAACGGAACACCGATTAATGGAGAATTAACTCGAAAAAATGGTATTAATATTGAAACAAATGTGGCTGATATTACAAATACTTATCCAGTAACCGTGTATTACCTTGCACAATCAAATGAAAAAAGTTACTACGTTCCAGTAACAAAACGGGTAAGTAATAAAGTTGATAATCCGGTTATGGCTGTAGTGAACGAACTTATAAAAGGACCGAATACATCTTCAACGTTATACACGCTATTTATGCCAGATGTACAACTTGTCGATGAACCAAAATTAGATAATGGCATTGTAAAATTAAATTTCAATGAAAATATTTATGGAAGTTATGATCAAAAGCTAGTATCTAAACAAGTTTTAGAACCATTAGTATTATCATTAACGGAACAAGAAGGAGTAGAAGGTGTATCTATCCAAG